From the genome of bacterium, one region includes:
- a CDS encoding bifunctional acyl-CoA synthetase/GNAT family N-acetyltransferase, with amino-acid sequence MNTLHLEKLFAPASVALVGASPLEGSIGRTILDNLLGGGFKGEVYLVNPKHKEILGLRSHPSLTAIGKSVDLAVVAVPIAAVPKIIAKAGEAGIKAVIAVSAGGKETGEEGARLEREMLEAARRHSVRILGPNCLGIIVPSIGLNATFASNMCKTGRVAIISQSGAVLTIMLDRSLSANIGFSHFVSIGSMADIDFGDVLDYLGTRPEVESILLYIEALTNIKKFMSAARSVSKTKPIIVVKSGRSPAGAQAAASHTGSLVGDDEVYDAAFERAGIVRVKTLGGLFDCAEALAKQGRGKGDRLAVLTNAGGPGVMCVDAMSEWSLQPATLEKETIEALDKVLPAAWSSHNPVDILGDATPERYRDAARILLGAPEVDGLIIMLTPQAMTHPTQVAEQLTRVIDEMSPVISAHDTPVCAVWMGGRGVEGGIKVFNERGIPVFETPERAVAALFHMFTYTRNQELLQETPPNLPKNLGVDRNRARAVIDSALERGWNTLTEPEAKALLSAYGIPVNPTEIALSEEEAAERAGEIGYPVALKVHSPAITHKSDAGGIKLSLGSAQEVKNGYRDVVKSAKRYNPAAEILGVTLQPMVKRVEHEIILGIKTDPAFGPVILFGMGGIFTEIYRDKSIGFPPMNLLLARRMIEKTRIFTLLGGYRGKPPANLPLLEEIIVRLAYLAADFPEIRELDINPLVLVGENLLAVDARVIVEKTPVKSPDHLVILPYPNQYESFWVTNSGIAVIIRPIRPEDEPAVKEMLDTLSAENLYFRFFQQIKELGHARLAGFCQVDYDREIALVAVEEPPGKERILGMCHLKMHPGREYAELAVVIGERWQKQGLGRKLVSAGIAIAKEKGVGKITGAILPGNEGMLHLAKKLGFEVVEDMGEGVWRIERELGDGREN; translated from the coding sequence TTGAACACTCTTCATCTGGAAAAACTCTTCGCGCCCGCTTCGGTCGCCCTTGTCGGCGCTTCGCCCCTCGAAGGCTCCATAGGCCGCACCATCCTGGACAACCTCCTCGGCGGCGGGTTCAAGGGCGAGGTTTACCTCGTAAACCCGAAGCACAAGGAGATTCTCGGGCTTCGCTCCCACCCCTCGCTTACCGCTATCGGCAAGAGCGTCGATCTGGCGGTGGTAGCGGTCCCCATCGCCGCCGTCCCGAAGATTATCGCGAAGGCGGGAGAGGCGGGGATAAAGGCGGTCATCGCGGTGAGCGCGGGCGGCAAGGAGACCGGCGAGGAGGGGGCGCGGCTTGAGCGGGAGATGCTTGAGGCTGCCCGCCGCCACTCGGTGAGGATTCTCGGGCCGAACTGCCTCGGCATAATCGTCCCCTCCATCGGGCTGAACGCCACCTTTGCCTCCAACATGTGCAAGACGGGCAGGGTCGCCATAATCAGCCAGTCGGGCGCGGTCCTGACCATCATGCTCGACCGCTCGCTTTCGGCCAACATCGGCTTTAGCCACTTCGTCTCCATCGGCTCTATGGCCGACATCGATTTCGGCGACGTGCTCGACTATCTCGGCACGAGGCCGGAGGTGGAATCGATACTTCTCTATATAGAAGCCCTCACCAACATAAAAAAATTCATGAGCGCGGCGCGGTCGGTCTCGAAGACAAAGCCCATAATCGTAGTCAAGTCGGGCAGAAGCCCCGCCGGGGCGCAGGCCGCCGCCAGCCACACCGGCTCGCTTGTCGGGGACGACGAGGTCTACGACGCCGCCTTCGAGAGGGCGGGCATAGTCCGGGTCAAGACTCTCGGGGGTCTCTTCGACTGCGCCGAAGCCCTCGCGAAGCAGGGGCGCGGAAAGGGAGACCGCCTCGCCGTCCTCACCAACGCGGGCGGGCCGGGTGTGATGTGCGTGGACGCGATGAGCGAGTGGTCGCTCCAGCCCGCGACCCTCGAAAAGGAGACGATCGAGGCTCTGGACAAGGTCCTCCCGGCGGCGTGGTCCAGCCACAACCCCGTGGACATCCTGGGCGACGCCACCCCGGAGCGCTACCGCGACGCGGCGCGCATCCTCCTCGGTGCGCCGGAGGTTGACGGCCTCATAATAATGCTCACCCCGCAGGCGATGACCCACCCCACGCAGGTCGCCGAGCAGTTGACGCGGGTTATCGACGAGATGTCGCCGGTGATTAGCGCCCACGACACCCCCGTCTGCGCCGTCTGGATGGGCGGGCGAGGCGTCGAGGGCGGGATAAAGGTCTTCAACGAGAGGGGAATCCCCGTCTTCGAGACCCCGGAGAGGGCCGTAGCGGCGCTCTTTCACATGTTCACGTACACCCGCAATCAGGAGCTTTTGCAGGAGACCCCGCCCAACCTCCCCAAGAACCTCGGCGTGGACCGGAACCGGGCGAGGGCCGTCATAGACTCCGCCCTCGAACGCGGCTGGAACACCCTCACCGAGCCGGAGGCCAAAGCCCTCCTCTCAGCCTACGGGATACCGGTCAACCCCACCGAGATAGCCCTCTCGGAGGAGGAGGCCGCCGAGCGCGCCGGCGAGATCGGCTACCCGGTCGCCCTCAAGGTCCACTCCCCCGCGATAACCCACAAGAGCGACGCCGGGGGAATAAAACTCTCGCTGGGAAGCGCGCAAGAGGTGAAAAACGGCTACCGGGATGTCGTGAAAAGCGCGAAGAGGTACAACCCCGCCGCCGAAATTCTCGGAGTCACCCTCCAGCCGATGGTGAAGAGGGTCGAACACGAGATAATCCTCGGCATCAAGACCGACCCCGCCTTCGGCCCCGTGATTCTCTTCGGAATGGGCGGAATCTTCACCGAGATTTACCGCGACAAGTCCATCGGCTTTCCCCCGATGAACCTCCTCCTCGCCCGGCGGATGATCGAAAAGACAAGAATCTTCACCCTGCTCGGCGGCTATCGCGGGAAACCCCCGGCGAACCTTCCGCTGCTGGAGGAAATCATCGTCCGCCTCGCCTACCTCGCGGCGGACTTCCCCGAGATACGCGAGCTGGACATAAACCCCCTAGTCCTCGTTGGAGAAAACCTGCTGGCGGTGGACGCGCGGGTGATAGTCGAAAAGACCCCGGTGAAAAGCCCCGATCACCTCGTCATCCTCCCCTACCCCAACCAGTACGAATCCTTCTGGGTCACCAACTCCGGCATAGCCGTGATAATCCGCCCCATCCGCCCCGAAGACGAGCCCGCCGTTAAGGAGATGCTCGACACCCTCTCCGCCGAAAACCTCTACTTCCGTTTCTTCCAGCAGATAAAGGAGCTCGGTCACGCCCGCCTCGCGGGCTTCTGCCAGGTAGACTACGACCGGGAGATAGCCCTCGTCGCCGTCGAAGAGCCGCCGGGCAAGGAGCGGATACTCGGCATGTGCCACCTCAAGATGCACCCAGGCCGCGAGTACGCCGAGCTCGCCGTCGTAATCGGCGAGCGGTGGCAAAAACAGGGTCTCGGGAGGAAACTCGTCAGCGCCGGTATAGCGATAGCGAAAGAAAAAGGCGTAGGCAAGATAACCGGCGCCATCCTCCCCGGCAACGAAGGCATGCTCCACCTCGCCAAAAAGCTCGGCTTTGAAGTCGTCGAGGACATGGGAGAAGGGGTCTGGAGGATAGAGAGGGAGCTAGGAGATGGTAGGGAGAATTGA